Proteins encoded together in one Variovorax paradoxus EPS window:
- a CDS encoding immunity protein Imm33 domain-containing protein: MWPFKKKKEPWEEKFAALGPMVLASDQVMGPNRLPVGFAYRVKPNNPYDTGWIFQSGKESQSVLDDNPPKICPLNSFLKMDPTLSEITDKPVGSAWERDSGDAPWKEVFGFKQRR; encoded by the coding sequence ATGTGGCCATTCAAGAAGAAGAAAGAGCCGTGGGAGGAAAAGTTCGCCGCGCTCGGTCCGATGGTCCTGGCGTCGGACCAGGTCATGGGGCCTAACCGATTGCCCGTGGGCTTCGCCTACCGGGTGAAGCCGAACAACCCGTACGACACGGGCTGGATCTTTCAGAGCGGCAAAGAGAGCCAGAGCGTGCTCGATGACAATCCGCCGAAAATCTGCCCTCTGAATTCCTTCCTCAAGATGGACCCCACGTTGAGCGAAATCACGGACAAGCCTGTGGGCTCGGCGTGGGAGCGCGACAGCGGGGATGCGCCTTGGAAAGAGGTGTTCGGTTTCAAGCAGCGCCGCTGA
- a CDS encoding RNA methyltransferase: MRIHELKRRLREAGAGPSHEQRILRLWSHALPRDSGRRLPHSFFPSSLMEALPAIEAELAGLARIHTVHPGADGSERLLVALADGQTVESVLLPRDGLCVSSQVGCAVGCQFCMTGRDGLLRQVGSAEIIAQVALARTRRKVRKVVFMGMGEPAHNLDNVMEAIELLGTVGNIGHKNLVFSTVGDPRAFERLQQERVKPALALSLHTTKAGLRKTLLPRAPNMTPEELVDAGERYARATGYPIQYQWALLEGVNDGQDEIEGIVKLLSGKYGVLNMIPFNAVEGVAFSRPSWERCEAMARTLHQRGILTKLRDSAGQDVDGGCGQLRARVAGEAPVVLRRGAVPARKDLAVPSSKP, from the coding sequence ATGCGTATCCACGAACTGAAACGAAGACTCCGCGAAGCCGGCGCGGGCCCGAGCCACGAGCAGCGCATCTTGCGGCTGTGGTCTCACGCGCTGCCGCGCGACAGCGGCCGGCGCCTGCCGCACAGCTTCTTTCCGTCGTCGTTGATGGAGGCCTTGCCGGCCATCGAAGCCGAGCTCGCGGGCCTTGCGCGCATTCACACGGTGCACCCCGGCGCCGATGGTTCCGAGCGGCTGCTGGTCGCCCTCGCGGACGGCCAGACCGTGGAGAGCGTGCTGTTGCCGCGCGATGGCTTGTGCGTGTCGTCGCAGGTCGGGTGCGCCGTGGGCTGCCAGTTCTGCATGACGGGTCGCGATGGGTTGCTGCGCCAGGTGGGCAGCGCCGAGATCATTGCCCAGGTCGCACTCGCACGCACGCGCCGCAAGGTGCGCAAGGTCGTGTTCATGGGCATGGGGGAGCCGGCGCACAACCTCGACAACGTGATGGAGGCCATCGAGCTGCTGGGCACGGTGGGCAACATCGGCCACAAGAACCTGGTGTTCTCCACCGTGGGCGATCCGCGTGCGTTCGAGCGGCTGCAGCAGGAACGCGTGAAGCCTGCGCTGGCGCTGTCGCTGCACACGACGAAGGCCGGTCTGCGCAAGACGCTGCTGCCGCGCGCACCGAACATGACGCCCGAGGAACTGGTCGATGCGGGCGAGCGCTATGCGCGGGCGACCGGCTATCCGATCCAGTACCAGTGGGCGCTGCTCGAAGGCGTGAACGACGGGCAAGACGAGATCGAAGGCATCGTCAAGCTGCTCTCGGGCAAGTACGGCGTGCTGAACATGATTCCGTTCAACGCGGTGGAGGGCGTGGCGTTCAGCCGGCCGTCGTGGGAGCGCTGCGAAGCGATGGCGCGCACGCTGCACCAGCGGGGCATCCTGACGAAACTGCGCGATTCCGCGGGGCAGGATGTCGATGGTGGCTGCGGCCAGTTGAGGGCACGCGTGGCCGGCGAAGCGCCGGTGGTGCTTCGACGCGGTGCTGTCCCGGCTAGAAAAGACCTTGCTGTGCCGTCGTCAAAGCCATGA